The DNA window GATCACACCGCTCGCGCAGGTGTGGCTCGCGCCGGAAAAGCAGAGATCTTCGCAGGCCGCCTTGCCCGCGATGGTGCCTCCGGCGTCGAGGATCCGCGTCACCACGGTGGCATCGATCTCCGGCACGTATCCTTCAAGCAACGCCGATCCGTTCATCATAGGAACGCCGGCGACGCAGATGTTGTCCTTGATCGCGATCTTCTTGCCGGTCAGCAGACCGTTGCCGCCGGCATGGATATTCGTCTTCCAGTACCAGGCGCCATACGGATTTTCCGACGCCGAAGGCCGGTATCCGGGCGAGCGCGGCGCAATCGGCGCCAAGGCAGGCGGCACCAGTTCATCAAGCCGGCCATATGAGGCCAAAGGACCCTTGAAGGCCTGCTGAAACGCCGCAACCTCGTCAGCGGTGAGAACAAGCCCGAAATCGGATCCGAGATCATCGATTTGCTGCAACGTCGGAAGGCGCACCACCATGCTTCACCCACTTCTTGTCTTTCGGAAGAACAACGAAAAAAGCCATCCGCGACCCGAAAAGGCCCCGAATGGCATCAATGCCGCTGCTATCAATGGTCGCGTAGGCTTACGTTGCAGAACGAAATTTTGGCGGTCGTCACTCAGGCGACATCGGCTGCGCGAGAACTCTTTCGTCATGCACGTACTCACGTACCGGTACATTGTGTCTTAGCGTCGCCAGCCTTGTCAATGAGACCCGCACCTTTTTTATGCGCGGGTAGTCTCAAATGACGCGTAGCGCGGATTGATGATAAGAGGTGACAGACCGATCTTCTTGCGATGAGATAATTGCCGCGCAGCTCCCGGACTCCTGATGAAAAAGCCGTCCATCCCTCTCGGTCTCGTATTTTCCCAGTCGGGATCCTACGCCATGATGGCGGGCGAGATGCTCAAGAGCGCGTTGATGGCGATCGACGAGATCAATCAAAGCGCTCAGTTCGACTTCACCTTCGCAACTCATCTGCGTGATCCCGGCGGGGTCGTCGCCGCCTATCATACGGCGTGCGACGAGCTCATTCGCGAAGAGCGCGTCGATCACATCGTCGGCTGTTATACGTCGGCCTCGCGCAAGCAGGTCATTCCCATCGTCGAGCGCACCGAACGGCTGCTCTGGCATCCGGCGCGGTACGAGGGGTTCGAAAGCAGCGACAACGTGATCTATGTCGGGGCCGCGCCCAATCACAACGTCGTGCCGCTGGTGCGGCACATGCTGGACCACATCTCCGGTGACGTGTTCTGCATCGGGTCCAACTATGTCTGGACCTGGGAAACCAACCGGGTCATTCGTGAAATCGTGACGAGCGCGGGCGGCGGCATCCTCGCCGAACGCCTGCTGGAGCTCGGCGAGACCGCGGTGGGCCACATCGTCAAGGAGATCATCGAGCGAAAGCCGCCGGTCGTGTTCAACACGCTGGTCGGAGAATCCAGCTACGCCTTCGTCCGCGCGCTCCACGAGGCGACGGCACGCGCCGGCCTCACGATCCCGATGCTGAGCTGCAGTCTGTGCGAACCCGAACTGAAGCTGATCGGACCGGCGGCTTCCGTCGGATGCATCACGTCGTCGGCTTATTTCGAGAGCATCGAACACTCCGAGAACCGCGCTTTCGTTGCGCGGTGGAAGGCCCGCTACGGCGCGTACAGCAGCCCATCCGTCGATGGACAATCGACGTATGTCAGCGTCATGCTGCTGGCCCGCGCCATCCGCCGCGCCGGCTCGGCCGATGTCGCGGCGGTCCGGCGTGCCGCCGCCAACCATCGCTATGATTCTCCGCAAGGTCCGGTCTGGGTCGATCCCGACAACAACCACTGCTTCCTGACACCCCGTTTGGCACGTTCTGTGCCTGGATGTCAGTTCAAGATCTTCTGGGAAGCCGACGCCCCCGAACGCCCCGACCCCTATCTTTCGAACCTCGATCTGGCGGCGATTGGCACAAGGCTGCAAAAGAGCAATGATGCGATGACGAAACGGTCCAACCATCTGCGTGTGGTGAAATGACAAAGCCATCGCCTTTCTCGGTCCGCGGCCGGCACGCCCTCATGGCGATGCGGGACGAACGCGAAATCGCCATGCTGCGCCGCCAGCTCAACCGGCTGGGTATGACGACGACACAATATGATCCGACCGGGTTACCGCCGCGGGACGTATCCGTTGACGTCATCGTGGTGGACGCAGACTCCATTCCCATCAAGTCCGATCCGGCCACGGCATGGAAGGCCGGCACGCCGATCATCGCGCTGATCGGAACCGAGACGCCCAGCCGGTTGAAGTGGCTGCTCGACCTGAAGCCGGCATCTTTCCTGATCAAGCCGCTGCGCTCGGCGGGACTCTATACCGCATTGGTGGTCGCTTTCGATTCGGCGCAGCGCAAAGTCGATGAAGCCGCCCATATCGAGAGACTGGAGGATCGCATTCGGTCCCGGCGCATCGTTTTCGCCGCGGTTCTGCAGCTCATGCGCGGTCACGGCC is part of the Bradyrhizobium erythrophlei genome and encodes:
- a CDS encoding transporter substrate-binding domain-containing protein; translation: MKKPSIPLGLVFSQSGSYAMMAGEMLKSALMAIDEINQSAQFDFTFATHLRDPGGVVAAYHTACDELIREERVDHIVGCYTSASRKQVIPIVERTERLLWHPARYEGFESSDNVIYVGAAPNHNVVPLVRHMLDHISGDVFCIGSNYVWTWETNRVIREIVTSAGGGILAERLLELGETAVGHIVKEIIERKPPVVFNTLVGESSYAFVRALHEATARAGLTIPMLSCSLCEPELKLIGPAASVGCITSSAYFESIEHSENRAFVARWKARYGAYSSPSVDGQSTYVSVMLLARAIRRAGSADVAAVRRAAANHRYDSPQGPVWVDPDNNHCFLTPRLARSVPGCQFKIFWEADAPERPDPYLSNLDLAAIGTRLQKSNDAMTKRSNHLRVVK
- a CDS encoding ANTAR domain-containing response regulator encodes the protein MTKPSPFSVRGRHALMAMRDEREIAMLRRQLNRLGMTTTQYDPTGLPPRDVSVDVIVVDADSIPIKSDPATAWKAGTPIIALIGTETPSRLKWLLDLKPASFLIKPLRSAGLYTALVVAFDSAQRKVDEAAHIERLEDRIRSRRIVFAAVLQLMRGHGLSEEAAFTLVRQTAMRHRTTIEQLSAEIIAVGGMPNRTTRTA